The following proteins are co-located in the Ruminococcaceae bacterium KH2T8 genome:
- a CDS encoding diguanylate cyclase (GGDEF) domain-containing protein: MDLSTYALMYLELNVVSVLLVCVIRHKSNGLSQMVAQRNFVMAIDAQVAFFTSDTLAMLMYYGFLPSSTYMVIFLKSVYFFSTALMCYFWFVYFEYMQESDFVKSRTRVRVASILVWVMAIMLLINVKVGMFFYIDEDGIYTRGPWFILQYILSYAYVFFTCTRAFIGIFDKRKIAKRKLLIELAIFPVVPAIAGIIQFVKPELPLACVSLSLATLILYLNWIDQVISLDPLTKLNNRKRFVYFYEQWQMTHDEKEDLYLMMIDANKFKSINDTYGHAAGDMALVRIAEALNRSCRFTNKRSHIARYGGDEFAVFICGADPELMDSLKEKISESLKELNDADKAPYELSVSMGYTKVTYRQPLKNAIEMADKNLYEDKERFHANEQKSALDS; encoded by the coding sequence ATGGATCTGTCGACTTATGCGTTAATGTATCTTGAACTGAATGTTGTGTCGGTACTGTTGGTATGCGTGATCCGCCATAAATCCAACGGTCTGTCACAGATGGTTGCACAGCGCAATTTTGTCATGGCGATCGATGCCCAGGTCGCATTCTTCACATCGGATACTCTCGCCATGCTCATGTATTACGGCTTCCTGCCGTCCTCGACTTACATGGTCATCTTCCTTAAGAGCGTATATTTCTTCTCGACGGCTCTTATGTGCTATTTCTGGTTCGTATACTTCGAATATATGCAGGAGTCCGATTTTGTTAAGAGCAGGACCAGGGTAAGGGTCGCATCGATACTCGTGTGGGTCATGGCGATAATGCTGCTCATAAACGTTAAGGTCGGAATGTTTTTCTATATCGACGAAGACGGTATTTACACCAGAGGTCCTTGGTTCATACTTCAGTACATTTTGTCATATGCATATGTATTCTTTACCTGTACCAGAGCATTCATCGGTATCTTCGATAAAAGGAAGATCGCTAAGCGAAAGCTCCTTATCGAGCTCGCCATCTTCCCGGTAGTCCCCGCTATCGCAGGTATCATACAGTTCGTTAAGCCCGAGCTTCCGTTGGCGTGCGTATCACTTTCGCTTGCGACACTGATCCTCTATCTTAATTGGATCGACCAGGTAATATCATTGGATCCTCTTACAAAGCTCAATAACAGGAAGCGCTTTGTTTATTTCTATGAACAGTGGCAGATGACTCACGATGAGAAGGAAGACCTTTACCTCATGATGATCGATGCCAATAAGTTCAAGAGCATTAACGATACATATGGTCATGCTGCAGGTGATATGGCTCTTGTCAGGATAGCGGAGGCACTTAACAGATCGTGCCGTTTTACGAATAAGAGGTCACATATCGCCAGGTACGGCGGAGATGAATTTGCCGTATTTATCTGCGGGGCAGATCCCGAGCTCATGGATTCGCTCAAAGAGAAGATCTCGGAAAGCCTTAAGGAACTTAACGATGCGGATAAGGCTCCGTATGAACTGTCGGTCAGCATGGGCTATACAAAGGTCACATACAGGCAGCCGCTTAAGAATGCTATAGAGATGGCCGATAAGAACCTTTATGAGGATAAGGAAAGATTCCATGCGAACGAGCAAAAATCGGCTCTTGATTCTTAA